The sequence ATAAATGGAACCATAACTTTTATATATATCACTTTTGGAGCACAACACCTCTGAGAAAGGTTCTTTAATTTCACCTCTAAGGTGGTGTGCCTTGCTTGCCGCTTAAATCTCTCGCGCGTGCCTCCCCCCCAAACGACCTCACCTATCAGCGCGAAATTGTTGTTGTGCCTGATTGCACAAACCAGCCCAGCCTTTCACCTGGGAGACGTGCCACAAATAACTTTCATTATATATATGGTGTGTTTCTGATGCTgctatcagaaaagaaaagatataatGCTTCGACAGTCTTGCTTAGATGCTGAGGAGGCACTTGGCTGCGCAAAGCAGCCATTTATATATCAAAGGATGGCAGAAGTTTGGAAGATGTGGAAGAAGACAGCTTTGGCGGACGGCCAGGGTGGCTCCCACCACGGGGACGGTGGGGTCCGTCCCCACCAGCCCTCTCTGAGCATGGCTGAAACCTTTTTGTGTCGTTCTGACTTAACAGCAACGTGCAGAGAGGCTGTGATATGTAATGGGGAGGTAACAGTGGGGGCCGCCTGAGGCCAGTTTCAATCCCCAGCTTTTCTCCCAGGCAAAAGCAATTTAGGTTTAatagtatcaaaaaaaaaaaaaaaattaaaacccttaTTTGAGTAGTCCTTCTTGCGTAGGCGAGGAAGGGAGAAGGACTCTCTGAACTCATCCGAAGTGCATTAGTAGGTAAGGGACTACATTAACGTGCTCTCGAAGGTCACAAAAAGGCAGTTTTCATTTCATCTCACTCGAGTCTCCCCATGAGCTACATTACTTCGTGTTTAGCAAAGACAAGCCCCAGGGTCATTCTGAACTTTAATTACATTCAGATAACACGGTAAGAGGTCCTTTTATTTTGATAATTTACAATACCCGCTATTGAAATGAGCTTTGCAATTAATTTGGGAAATACACAAAGTGACACTTCTATCCCAGTCTTTTGCGGACAGAGGACAATTCACTGTCTGCTTAATAGCTGTAGTAGTCCAAGACCAGATTTTTCCTACAATAATTACACTTGCTCTTGAATTTACTGAGGCTCAAGCTTCCAGTTGTCTGCTGGGAACACTTCATTTATGCATGAAGCATCTCAGCCCAgttatgcagaagaaaaagcagggagATAGAGACCCTTGGTTGAACACAAAAGTCTCCATGGACCTCTTACTCGTTTTTTCTTAACTAATATCTAATGAAGTTAGAGATTCCTTgtgcatttttgtgcctgcccagGAGCCCGTGGGGGAATTTTGCTGTCTGCGTGCAAGCTGGAGGAAACAGGTATGGGGCAACTTGGGCGATAGCATGACCAAGTGTCCTTCCAATGGccgttttttctttcttccaacaTACGAAAACATATTTTCATCTTGTGACTATTATCTTAATAATAAATAACGCACGGTGTTCTTGTTTTGGATGGTGTTGCTTTCTTACACCTGTGCACATCCACTACTTCTGTGTTAAGACCCCAACCGGTGAAACGCATTAGAGCCACCACTGAGAAGACGAGTCTGCACAGCTTATGGGATGGGACACAATTTCAGATTAGGAAATATCTTTCTCACCCCAAATCACTTCAGGAAACAAAGATTTGGGTTCTCGTGTTGCAGCGACTGTGCAGGGCCATCAAAAACCAGGTGATAACTCGCATCAGCTTCGGAGATGGGACACCATCTCATGGGAATGGCAATGGGAAGAGGCTGAACTGACATTTCCTTGACGTATCTGGAAGGCGCGTGTTCCACATAACGTAATTTTGTAATAATCTTCAATTTGCTGTCCAGGGAAGCTTTTCCCTGGTAAGCGACCAGAGGCACCAAAATTGCAGTTAAGTCACTGTGGGAAATAAAAGGAGTTTTCCTCTCcttcaaattaaaaggagggaGCAGGCTGGACAAGAAACACGCTGCTGCAATAGGACTTGATTGACTTTAATGTGGAAACAGTTGCACAGTTTAATATATTCCCTTGCCAGAAAACTGGGAATTTGTTTCCAAAAGGGCAAAGGCCTCCGGGATGTGTCCTGATTCTTTGTCATTTGATCTGTGCCGTTGTCAATGATTTACCTCACCGTTTTGGAGTCCGGTGGGCTCCGTGCTCCTTCTAACAGTCCCGAAACCTAAAGCTTTTGTTCGCAGCTAATCTATAGCAAACATTTACATATGGAAAAACAATGCGGTGGAGCCTGTGTCAGCTTTCTCCTCTGATTATATGCTCGCTGGCTTTAATGGCCCATCAGGCCACGGCTACGGCACACAGGGAGCTCGAGGCATCGCCTTCCCAGAGGTAAGTCTGCTCCCCATCCCCCGCAACTTTACGTATAGAAATCACGGGCAAGTTAGTCAGCCCATCCGTTTTGTCCCGAGTTGAGGCATGTGCACGCTGTGCTCTCTGTAAACAgctactgggggaaaaaaaaataaaatacgttgGCAGTTGTCCAGAGCCCAAGCTAGGCATCGTAACTCCTTCTTATACGAACTGTTTGCATAATGGTTTTTCTTTTAGAGATTACTATTAAGCCGCCCTAAACTTCCTTACCAAAATTACCATACTGGTTTTGGGCGCTTGGAATTAATTCCCCCCATACAGCACGACTTATgagcaaatatttttcatattcttttccattataattattttgcatttgacaACGTGGAGTTAACAAGTGCATGTTTATAACCCAATTTTCAATCCAAGCCAGATCCTCATACCTCTGGTTTTTTATCCCTGAACAATATTATTAACCTATACGAGTGTCATTTAGGCTTTGAAGGAAGGGAATAAACAAGTTACCTTTTTCTAAAGCTACAGTGTCATGATAGGAAaatggctggatttttttttctacagctaTTAGTTTCAGGCTTGTTCTAAAGGCAAATATGATTTAGATGGATCAAAAAAAGGCATCAGTGATAATTGGAACGTGGAGACAAggggaaggcagaaaggaaaaaaaaaaagtggtagtGATACACTTAATTATGAAGGCTTATTCCGATAATCCCTTTTGAAAATGAACAAAGACAAGATTTTTGATGTTTGATGAACTTATCAAACAAGGCAGAATAATGAAGAGGTAAATGTAAAACCCAATCGAAGGTGAGCCAATTAAGTACTTTGTGAAGTGCTGAAGGATACAGCCCACAAATCCTCCTGTCAGCGCAAAAAGGCGCCGATATGTGCGTGTCCTCCAGCTCCCTGTTTGTCTGCGGGCTCCCGTTGTTTTCCTAGAGAGACGGCGGGGTTTTCTCTCACGCGCTGATCTGCACCCACGGGCTCCCTGGCTGAGCCGTTGTGGCTTTCATTGAGTAAGTCCCTCTTCTGCAGCCTCTGATGAATCCCCAATGTGCTCCGTACCTCTGTTAATTATCAATATTTCTCTTTGGAGTGCAGTCTCGGAAGTAAAACAGACTGCTCATTAGTTAATCaccaaaataacaataataatgtttTTGGCTCAGAATAAACCCctcaaaatgcttcaaaggctgtgGCAAACACAGAGCTGTACTGACACGCCACAGATTGCTCCTCAAGACAAAGAAACACATTATACAAAAAAAAGATTGTAGGAGTAGGGACAGAAATAGGGATCACAGTGactgggctggggggcaggaggagtcttttcttgctgttgtaCGGTGACATTCAGTGCACGTGCAGAGAGTCTGAGCCAAGGGCCATTGCGGTACAGCACCCTTGCCgtgttctgcttttctgctcttcctttagttattttcctcttctcagaACTTATGTATTTCCTTTTCGAAATAGTCGGCCAACAAATCCGCATAGTCAACGCGGCTTTGTACCTTGCCTTCTCAGCGCTGTCGGTGCAGCCATTCCCACCGCTCCGCAAAGTCCACTGGAATCAGACCCTGAGTTCACACTTGTCGGGAAAAATACTGATCGTGAATTCACTGTGGTataaaaaaagtgaaatccgTAGATTTCAGAACAGGCCCAAGGTGATAAAACACCACTACTCCCGGGGTTTGAGATGTGCTtctgagaagaaaaccaaaaacaaaagaaGCCTTTCCTTAAAACCTGTCTCTTCTTGACGTTCCTTCTGTTTACGCAGTGTGTTTGGTCTTATGTATATGATGCACATATATTTTATTGCAATCTACCTATTGGAAAGGGCGAGGATCTCTTGGGGAGAGCAGGAAACCCAAGACAAAATACTCGGGTCCCGCACCTGCTGCCCCCGACCAGTTCCGATGGTGAATACTTGGATGGAGCATCTCGGGTGGTACCGCCACCCCTGCTAAGGGATGCTTCCCATTTCCTACAAAATAGGTTCCTGGTGGCAAAACACACACGCGCAGATCATTTTCTCCCTGCTAGCCCCCAGCCCTCCTTAAAACCCAACTTCAAAGACCTTAGACcgctctctcttcccctccttagaagaagcagcagagatgttAATTCTCCAGCTCCTGTCGACTGCCAGCTGAGCCAGTGGTCAGAATGGACTGATTGCTTTCCTTGCCAAGAGAAAAAAGTAAGACTCTCCTGTAATGTATTCATTTATCTTCAGATGTGTCTGTGATGAGGATGTACACacattaattatatatattatacatattcATCATTCTGAAGCATCCAGTAAACTCATCCAAATATGATGGAGATGCTCCTCTACTAGAGAGGCTCTTACTTAACCCTGGTGTAAACTGGGGAATAAGTTCATTTAAGGCAGCAGAACAGCAAAATGCAAAATCAAGGCAAATGCTGGAAGAATCTGGCCAGAATATTTGcccaagactttttttcttttctatctcaGATTTAATTAACTATCCCCTGATTCTTAACGCGGATATtccaatgaaaagaaattaaaagcagccTTCATTCATCAGCTCCTGATCTCAATTTTTTATATCGTTTCACATATGTCTTCATAAttcaagaatttattttcaaatacctgACATAATTTTGCTTTCTACTGTGTTTATATCCCtgcatttttttgttcctgtGCTTGCAATCAGCAAATTATTTggctcttctctctttccctttttttttcccccccctagtTTAAAGAGCAGCAATACTCATTAATAATCCATCAGAAATGTTGCAGGATCAGTGTTGTAATTAGTGTCTCTGTCCATCTGAGCCTGTTACGTTCTGGGACAAAGCATATGTAACTGGAAAAATGCCACGTTATCTCCAAGGTATGAAAGAgggaagggatttttaaaaacagtcatTCCAGCCCCCCCAAATTCACTCGTATGAACGTCAAGCCAATCTGCTGAGCTCCCACCTCTCTGCTGACTCCCTTTCTCCATTTATCACGTGCAAAGTCTGTGGAatagacagaaaaataacaatatagAGAAAAGGGATAGCTCTAATTGCTGTATAGAAAAGAGATAGCTCTAATTGCTGTATACCCTGTGGAGGGGATGTCTCTGGGGGGTAAAAGTGAGGCGTTGGTGgtgtttttctctcctgtgcGGTCCAGCACCGGTACCGGAGGCTGGTGCAGCCGGCGGGGTTCTCCGGGTGGCAATGTGCGGGGCACCTCTGGGACGAGCAGGCTTGTCGTGCCGAGACAACCTGCACTGGACCCCCCAGCTGCGGGAAGGACTTTCAGTGTGAGGAAACAGGTGAGTGAtgcaagagaaagcaggaaaTTTCCCCGTCTTTGCTTTCTTCCCCACTTTTACAGAAACCCATCCGTGTTACGCTTGGATTTGGATAGAAATGAAGGCTGTGTGACATGGAAAAGGTTAATTTTTCAGTGGAACAAAGAGAATAGAAATATTCTGCTCCAACTGCTGTGCTACACGCTCACACTCCCCTCCATGGGCACCAGCGCTCCCACAACGCACCCCTTTCTCCCCTTGCAGAAGACATAGTTCAATCATGAATCCAACTAGCAATCTGTTGgggtgatttatttatttttagccatCCCCAGCTCTGAGGATTGGGATATACTACGGCTGTTCTCTGAAAGTTTGACTAGCCttgacagatttttgtttttacacaaaTTTACACAAAGTCCCATCTTGagcttttaatgaaaattctATTGACATTTAGAAAGACGCACCAGCTCATCAACTGGAGCGGGTCATCACTGATTCACTGAGGCAAGTGCAGCGGTACCAGTTCCCTCCTGCCACGAATGTCGGGTCAAGGCTTTTTCCTTACTCCCAGAAGCAAAAGAACTTCCAAGTTGCCCTTTCTGCAAACATCCATTCTTGACCTATAATTCTTGCAATAAACTCCCCAAATACCGCCTGCAATGGGAAGAGGCAAAAACATGCACTTTAACCAGACAGAGTTGACTTCCCTAAGCCAAGTGGAGAATCTATTTCTTCCTGGAGCTCCCTTACAAAAGCATGATTGTAGATAATAAAATCAGGCCAGTAAGGTGACCTCTACTCGATTCCCGTCCCACGGGAGCCCAAGGAGGTGGCTGGCTCAGCCGCCGAGCTGTGTTCGCTCCAGGTTGCAAAGGAAAAAGTGTCCCCAAGGAGCTGGGAAAAGCAAGCTCCCAATGGAGGAGCACGGGTTTAACACCCAGCGTGACTTCTTGTGGCCCTGAGATACGGGCGGAAAGCAGCACAATCGGTGCAAGCTGCCAAAAAGGTTTTCTGAAGGGCGGATAAGCGATCGCCTGTACCTGTGCACTTTAGGTCGCTGTATTAAACAGCATCTTGTGTGCAACGGAGAGCAAGACTGCAGAGATGGATCGGATGAGGCTAACTGTGAGGATGAAGATATTGAAAGCCCTTGTGAACATCTGTTCCCAATCCCAGGCTCTGAAAAAGTAGTCCAAGGGTAAGTAATTAATCAATAGCTGCTACTCTCATAATCAAAACTGGATTCAGGTTTTCATATTGCTCTGCCTTAGTAACAGCAGTGCTCCACGGATTGATAGGGAGCTGTACAAAAGCCAAAGGAGAGCTACTGTCCCAGCTGGCCATGGGCAGCaatgagggaggcaggagggttCATCccagcttttatttcaaattctgtCTTGAATTTACTATCTGACCTTGGCCTCACCCAGCTACTCTGTACTTGTGATGTCCCCTTTATACTCATGTAAGAAGTATATCCCAGTTATCTTAAAGCTTTCTCCAGTTGATAAAAGCAATATATTAAAGCAAAGAGTAGACTCTGGAGAAGCAGCATCCTGGTGGTTTTAATCCTTCAGGTGAAGGTTTAACTCCAGGATTTAGGGCTTCAGAGCACAGATTCAAGGCAGAGAGCCTGAGCTCCACGTGAACATGTGCAGGGTAAAAACTCCTATCCATGAAAAAGTGTTACCCTGTTCAGTTTCATATTTTGGTTAGGCAATACGTGCGAAAGAGGAATCCAGAGCAACTAAAAAGGCAAATGGTCCATTGTGACATTCTTGTTTTTAATCTTGTGTTTTAACCAAGATACCGCCTACTTTCACTTGGAGAGCATGGGCTACAGTATGAGAACGTAGTCACCCAATAGGAAACTTCCCCATCAGCTGGATCCAATACTCTCTGGAGTCCAAGAGATAAATGTCTCTTTGGCCCAGGGCCTGGGAGAGTCCATCAAAAGTTTTTCAAGACATATTAATTTTCACCGAGCACCCCATTTAGTACTGCTCTCCGAGGCGTTTCTCCCACAGAACACATAAAAGCAATAGTATTTACTATCTTGGTCTCAAAGATTATTCCCTGTTGTGAGGAGCGACGCTGCTCTCTAGCCTGAATAATGCCTTCATCTGGGGCCATGGAAGTACAGGGAATGTTAAGTAACAGGCGGGATTTCAGAGGGCAGCAGCTGtgatggctggagagcaggaaggaagaggCGTAAGGAAATAATAAGCAAGAGACTTGGCAAAAAGCACAAGCAGACTGCAAGTCTAGGGAGGGTGCTAACTCCCCTGAGACATGGGACCATTATTAAAAGGAAGGAGATGAAATAAAGATAGAAAACAATTACAGGGAATGCCAGGAAACACTTTGTGACAGTGAGATGCACCGGGCTGCGAGAGACTCAGGGCAGACCTGGAGGAATTCCAGGAGCTTGGGACCTTCATAACTGTAACAATTTGTAATTGGACAATTTAACTGATTTCTTCCGTCCCTAGCATACGAGTCCAAACTAACGTCTTGGAAATAAAATGTCTGTTTGTCTCCTGTTTGCTTTGGGAAGGAGAGCGCAAGAACAGACTCAAATCTTATAGTTTAGGTGCTATCCAAATTCAAAGTCAGAGACAGGCAGGTAATGTGTAGTGTCAGGAGAACAGAAACAGTGACGGAGACTGCTGGGGAAATAAAACGGGAGCTAATGATAACTTTCTGAATGCTATTTCTTTCCAAGATACAATATCCTAACACAGGAAGAGAGCCAGTATGTATATGATCCTAATTTTTTTGGAGGCAACTGTGAGTATGTCTACAACGGAGAGTGGCGGGAGCTGAAGTACGACGCTGCGTGTGAACATCTGTACTACGGAGACGACGAGAAGTATTTCCGCAAACCTTACAACTTTCACATATACCAGTTCCTAGTAAGTGCTTCGGGTGGTCAAAGTTAGCAATGTGTTCCCAGCTAAAAGCCAAGCTTCCTACAGATATATTATGTACGTTTTATCATTCACGATAGGTTGTCTTTCAAGGTACCTCCCTCCAGCTGTCCCCAAGAAAACAAGCAATCGATGATATAAATGCTGTTTTATGGCACATCAAGGAACTAACGTGCTTCATCACCCAGGCATCTGCTTACTCTGGCCTAGTCAGAGCCAAGATAAACGGTTTTTCTCTAAATTCTGCTATTAATGACCTGTAGAGCTTGTGCAAGCCACTTGCCTCCCTAGGGATGAAGTTGGCTATGTGTAAAACAGGAACAATGCTACCAGTTCAATCTTTGAAGGCATTTTAAGTCTACGGCATGGCTACAAGAGACATAAATCCAAATTCTGAGTGAGCCAAAGATCTCGAAAGCCATCACCATGTATCACAACGCCTATACTCTGGAGAGTCACATCTGATGTTGAAGACTGAACTAAGTAGAGGAGGGATTCAACCTGGGTCGCCCACGTTGTAAGTGGgtgccctggccaggctgctaAACATTTACCTTGCTTTTTGCAATGAATGAATGAAACGTACTATTATCCAGGGAAATATTACAGCCACCAGCTCAACGCAAGTGGCTTTCACGTCCTCCCAGCAAGCAGACTCTCCTGTGACCCTTAGTCCCCAGTCTCAACCCAGACAGACCCACCACCTGGGCcacattttcttctcccctttatCTGCTGTAGGCAGTGGAAGGACATCTGCACCATGGTCAGGCACTGCGGGATGCTTGAGCGTGCCCTGTACACACCTTGGCTTAGGAGCTACTACCACCGGGGTCTAGGAAGTCACTGACGACAATGCGagatgatttttttcactgttggTAATTGACCCAGCTTTTTATAGAGATGGCAAATGGCACAGCCCAGATTCAGCAAGGCTGCTCAATTCCACATGCCGGCAAAGCAGAGCTGTCAAGGAAAAGGTCACTTCTCTCAAACAACGGGCAAAACAATGTTTGTTTTCCAGCGTTGCCAACCCAAGTGGCTGGATCACCgctgttgaatttttttcctaaataaattcaTCCAGAAGcaggctggagagaaaaaaataactccaaatcaTTAGGATTTGGCAAAGCTGTAAGGAACTGGAAGGAGGATTTTGTAATGGGAAGTGTCAAGCTAGCTTAATAGGCACCAGTACCAGCTCTGCCTGTAATGGCACTGCTTGGAGTGGCTAAACCCAAAACCTTTCCCCTGCCTGGAAATGGATGAAGCAAAATGCATGGCTTTAGCTGCATTTCTCACATATTTCCAAATGAAACAGCACGTGACTCAGTTCTTTATTCCACATTCACTGAAGTCCGTGTCAGGAGCATCACAGGCTTCAATAGAGGCACCATCAGCTCCTTAaagaactggaaattaaaaaggaagggaagtacctgaaaaattaatgtctgctcctttctctttAGGCTCACGCTGATTCTGGATTCGCTTTTGAGTTTTACGATGATTCAAAGGATCTGCTTGATGCCCTTAAAAGTGATAAATCCCACAAAGTAGGCTTTACCATTGGAATTGGGCCTGAACAAGTTCCTGTCCGATTAAACCTGGGCTTCACTTTATCAGGTGGGAAAGGATCCCTGAAGAATTTCACGCAATACacagcaaaggtaaaaaaaaataaataaatcaacgaCGCATATGCTCCAGTCGTGTCATCTGTGCATCGCATGGTCTGGCTATAACTTATGTCAGTTTATTCTCTCAATTGCATTTCTTAACACATAGTAATTGTACCTTAATTTGTTCTTGTAATTGCAAACGTATGATCGTTAGTAATCCTGTTTGTTGTTCTTATTACGTTTTAGCAAACAGGGAGTGGGAATAAAATTGAATTACGAAGTACCACAACACATGTCATCTCACCCCATCCTGTTTCATGGCTACATTAAGcgcataaataaaaaaatgcttaaagtgacgatgagggaggaggaaataTCAAGATGTTGATCAAAACAGTTGTCCTCAGGGAATGATCTCCGGTAGCAGATATATCTTGTTCAAATTAATACACGCTGCCTTATGATGGGGAAATATGCTACTTTTTATGAGAGGTTAAAATACGGCACTGAAAGAAGAGTACCCGATAACAGGGTATATTTCTCACAGTGCATTTACATCATGGACTAGTTGTGGCGACCTCTTTCCAATCTAATATCTCAAGTGCTGGTATTTCCCGCATTTACCGTGCCCCGTCTCCACTTCTCCTGGCTGCtgacagaaaacaataaagaagaaTTACTTTGATGGTGTTCTGAGTTGAAATGGCCTTAAAAGCGGTTGGAAATTGGCACCATTATAGTATTTACTGTGCCCTCGTCTAGACTCACACGATGTTTGCAGCTAAACGATGATCAATTATTGGAGGAATCGTGTAAAAGGCTGTTCTGGTTGCACTGGAGCCTTCTCCGAGGCAATGGCTAACCTAGAAGAGGAGTCGTGGACCTGGGGGTATATCCGGGAAATCCTCTCCCCATCAGCACCTTTCTGGCCAGGGTTTCCCCCCACTGCCAGCTTGGGCTGGGCTTGCCATGAGTCCTTGCCCTGCATCACCGGTGTAGgctgagaaaaaagcaaaagggaataAACAGTatggaaaggaaacaagaaaaaaagaaacggcAGAAATGGAGGATAATCATGTGGAGCCCAATTCTGATCGTATTCACACATCGGTAAAAAAACCCATAACGTCCAAACCCATGGGTCTGCCCTCCATCTCACACAGCACACGAGAGACTCTCTGAAAAAGAATTACCACTGATTTCATTTAAACCTGGGCTGGTTTTCGTGCCTTTAACATCCACTGGCAGTCAAAGATTCAGGCTTTCCTCTGCAAACCTAAAGCctagaaatgacttttttttttttttaaaaaaaaagaacgttGAGCAGAAGCTCCTGTTTTCTTTACCTGCAGAATGTTGGATTCATTAGAGCTGTGACGAAGGTACAGACGGCCCGTTTCAAGATGAGAAGGGACAACATTGTTTTGGATGAAGATATGCTGCTCTCCCTGCGGGAGCTTCCAGAGACCTACAACTACGGCATGTATGCTAAATTCATCAACGACTACGGCACCCACTTCGTGACATCCGGCACGATGGGAGGCGTCTTTGAGTACATCCTTGTCATTAACAaagaggaaatgagaagaaaaggttAGAAAACCACTCGAAATTCTCTGTTCACAACTCTTTGCTTTAAACAGGGCGTTTCCAACCTGGAGACCATGGGGTGGGTCCGGTCCACCGCAGT is a genomic window of Rissa tridactyla isolate bRisTri1 chromosome 8, bRisTri1.patW.cur.20221130, whole genome shotgun sequence containing:
- the C8A gene encoding complement component C8 alpha chain, with translation MRWSLCQLSPLIICSLALMAHQATATAHRELEASPSQRRSSRDVNSPAPVDCQLSQWSEWTDCFPCQEKKHRYRRLVQPAGFSGWQCAGHLWDEQACRAETTCTGPPSCGKDFQCEETGRCIKQHLVCNGEQDCRDGSDEANCEDEDIESPCEHLFPIPGSEKVVQGYNILTQEESQYVYDPNFFGGNCEYVYNGEWRELKYDAACEHLYYGDDEKYFRKPYNFHIYQFLAHADSGFAFEFYDDSKDLLDALKSDKSHKVGFTIGIGPEQVPVRLNLGFTLSGGKGSLKNFTQYTAKNVGFIRAVTKVQTARFKMRRDNIVLDEDMLLSLRELPETYNYGMYAKFINDYGTHFVTSGTMGGVFEYILVINKEEMRRKDISAEEISACLGGSIGLTFGMSKLHFNASVSASTCAQKGFLKTDAESNSAVVEDIIPRIRGGDTSYSGGLLNSWDGNMYRHWGRSLKYNPAVIDFELQPIHEILRRSNLGDMETKRRNLKRALDDYLSEFNACRCGPCQNNGEPILVGDTCFCQCRPGDGGPACEQTKRQGGQTDGRWSCWSQWAPCQSGTTRRRRHCDNPSPQHGGEPCAGRDLQSKAC